One stretch of Candidatus Falkowbacteria bacterium DNA includes these proteins:
- the rnc gene encoding ribonuclease III: MEKKLSKIEKKIGTKFKNKDLLKQAFVHRSYLNEHKSFELDHNERLEFLGDAVLELVVTENLYNNYPNPEGELTNWRASLVNSKMLSTIANEIDFESCMFLSRGEQKDTGKARQYILANAMESIIGAIYLDQGWDQAKIFIERFILSKLPEILDKKLYLDPKSNFQELAQEKVGITPNYKVLSETGPDHSKTFEVGAYLKNELVSSGTGLSKQEAQEDAARNALTEKGWG; encoded by the coding sequence ATGGAAAAAAAACTTTCTAAAATCGAGAAAAAGATTGGAACCAAGTTCAAAAACAAGGACTTGTTAAAACAAGCTTTTGTCCACCGGTCATATCTAAATGAACACAAAAGTTTTGAGTTGGACCATAACGAAAGATTAGAGTTTTTAGGTGATGCAGTTTTGGAATTAGTTGTAACTGAAAACCTATATAATAATTATCCCAATCCAGAAGGAGAGCTAACCAATTGGCGCGCTAGCTTGGTCAATAGTAAAATGCTATCCACTATCGCCAATGAAATTGATTTTGAAAGTTGCATGTTTCTGAGTCGAGGTGAACAAAAAGATACTGGCAAAGCTCGACAATATATTTTAGCGAATGCTATGGAATCTATAATCGGAGCGATTTATCTTGATCAAGGTTGGGATCAGGCAAAAATTTTCATAGAAAGATTTATTCTTTCAAAACTACCTGAGATATTAGACAAAAAATTGTACCTTGACCCAAAAAGTAATTTTCAAGAACTTGCTCAAGAAAAAGTTGGTATTACTCCGAACTATAAAGTACTATCAGAAACTGGACCTGACCATTCAAAAACATTTGAAGTTGGCGCATATTTGAAAAATGAATTAGTCTCCAGTGGGACTGGATTAAGTAAACAGGAAGCGCAAGAAGATGCCGCTCGCAATGCCTTAACAGAGAAGGGTTGGGGTTAA
- a CDS encoding GIY-YIG nuclease family protein → MFFVYVLKSQKDSLLYTGFTPNDPHERTRRHNNGLVQSTKPRIPLDLIYFEAYTNEQDATRRENYLKTTAGKRALKHMLRKTLQSNN, encoded by the coding sequence ATGTTTTTTGTATATGTCCTAAAAAGTCAAAAAGATTCCTTGTTGTATACAGGTTTTACTCCTAATGATCCACATGAACGAACACGAAGACATAACAATGGCTTAGTTCAATCAACAAAACCCAGGATTCCTCTTGATTTAATATATTTTGAAGCCTATACTAATGAACAAGATGCAACTAGAAGAGAAAACTATTTGAAAACTACAGCCGGAAAAAGAGCCTTAAAACATATGCTAAGAAAAACGCTTCAGTCTAATAATTAA
- a CDS encoding PspC domain-containing protein, producing MARVPLSEIDKAKEKAAEYVGQVRKKRLKRITSDGWIAGICAGLAYFLGLRTWMVRLIVVGLALAYGTGVVAYIVLWIFMPEWSSTPSDYGKVSGD from the coding sequence ATGGCTAGAGTACCACTGAGCGAGATTGACAAAGCGAAAGAGAAGGCTGCAGAGTATGTGGGGCAAGTCAGGAAAAAACGTCTTAAGCGAATCACTAGCGATGGTTGGATTGCGGGAATTTGCGCTGGATTGGCTTATTTTCTAGGACTAAGAACCTGGATGGTTCGGTTGATTGTCGTTGGTTTGGCTTTAGCCTATGGAACCGGCGTAGTCGCCTATATTGTACTTTGGATTTTTATGCCTGAATGGAGTAGCACTCCTTCAGATTACGGAAAAGTCTCTGGGGATTGA
- a CDS encoding deoxynucleoside kinase, whose amino-acid sequence MKHFIAIVGNIGAGKTAVSKKLAQHFDWELYQEPFQENPYLQDYYNDMTKWAFKCETFFLGRRLEDHINILNNKNSTIQDRCIYEGAEIFVKNLYLSGHLNETDWQNYNNLYQAIKKTITPPTLVVYVKSSTERCLKNINKRNRNVEFHMNSDYISNLNKLYEKWIENFDICPILIADGDNNEFKYSDQDFLALANQIQTVLTTE is encoded by the coding sequence ATGAAACACTTTATTGCAATCGTAGGGAACATTGGCGCCGGCAAAACTGCAGTTTCTAAAAAACTAGCTCAACATTTTGATTGGGAACTATATCAAGAGCCTTTTCAGGAAAATCCATACTTACAAGATTATTATAATGACATGACCAAGTGGGCATTTAAATGTGAAACTTTTTTTCTTGGTAGAAGATTAGAAGATCATATTAATATATTAAATAACAAAAATTCCACTATTCAAGATCGTTGTATTTATGAAGGTGCTGAAATTTTTGTTAAAAATCTTTATTTGAGTGGTCACTTGAATGAAACCGATTGGCAAAATTACAATAATCTTTATCAAGCTATTAAAAAAACAATAACTCCGCCAACGCTAGTCGTTTATGTGAAATCTTCCACAGAACGCTGTCTAAAAAACATTAATAAAAGAAACCGAAATGTGGAATTTCATATGAATAGTGATTATATTTCTAATTTAAACAAACTTTACGAAAAATGGATCGAAAATTTTGATATTTGCCCAATTTTAATTGCTGATGGTGACAATAATGAATTTAAGTATAGTGATCAAGACTTTTTAGCATTAGCAAATCAGATTCAGACAGTATTGACAACTGAGTAA
- a CDS encoding M23 family metallopeptidase → MQIKRIFIKILAGFFRGFATLSRSVFARCKFITRFFETIGKGVFRYLFFPVYRLFYIFKYKVLNIYAPAHSKVYYILNKTYLVHVVIVVIGLAVVVNSINAQELREGNFGERTIIYSVVTKELMEELTEETQIVETSDQVLSYLDNTASVGSSGGSESDILASDQLVTEFSTITEGGAAVVKPNIIEPIKIEDLPQVTTPSRSRIIEYTVLPGETVSAIAEKFNISVETILWQNNLGVRSLIRPGDDLEILPTSGIAHKVSRGENIGSIAKKYNVESEKIVSYNNLFDVNDIKIGQYLIIAGGKKISPYISKPSYAGSVPSVSPISKLFIPPSQNVVSSGMLWPTSVRRISQYYSWRHTGLDIAGPKGTPLYASESGKVTYSGWSNGYGYNVMIDHGNGTKTRYAHASKLYVSKGDSVVKGQTIAAMGSTGWSTGSHIHFEVIVSGGKKNPLSYVK, encoded by the coding sequence ATGCAAATAAAAAGAATTTTTATAAAAATATTAGCTGGATTTTTTAGAGGATTTGCTACTTTAAGCAGAAGTGTTTTTGCTAGGTGCAAATTTATAACTCGTTTTTTTGAAACGATCGGTAAGGGTGTTTTTAGGTATTTATTTTTTCCTGTTTACAGATTGTTTTATATTTTCAAATACAAAGTTCTAAATATATATGCACCAGCTCATAGCAAGGTGTATTATATTTTAAACAAGACTTATTTGGTTCATGTTGTAATTGTGGTAATTGGCCTTGCGGTAGTTGTTAACAGCATTAATGCTCAAGAATTAAGAGAAGGTAATTTTGGTGAAAGGACAATTATATATTCGGTTGTGACCAAAGAATTGATGGAAGAGCTAACAGAAGAAACTCAGATTGTCGAGACAAGTGATCAAGTTTTAAGTTATTTAGATAATACTGCATCTGTTGGCAGTTCTGGCGGTTCAGAATCAGATATTTTGGCGAGTGATCAGTTAGTTACAGAGTTTTCAACCATAACGGAAGGTGGTGCCGCAGTTGTTAAACCGAATATTATCGAACCAATAAAAATTGAAGATTTACCACAAGTAACAACGCCATCACGATCCAGAATAATAGAATACACCGTGTTGCCTGGAGAAACCGTTTCTGCAATTGCTGAAAAATTTAATATAAGCGTGGAGACTATTCTATGGCAAAATAATTTAGGGGTACGGAGTTTAATTAGACCAGGGGATGACTTGGAAATTTTACCAACAAGTGGAATCGCTCACAAGGTATCAAGGGGTGAAAATATTGGGTCAATTGCTAAAAAATATAATGTTGAGTCGGAAAAGATTGTTAGCTATAATAATTTATTTGATGTAAATGATATCAAGATTGGACAGTATCTCATTATTGCAGGTGGGAAGAAAATCTCACCTTATATTAGTAAGCCATCTTATGCAGGTTCTGTTCCATCAGTTTCGCCAATTAGTAAATTGTTTATTCCTCCGTCGCAGAACGTTGTCAGTTCTGGTATGCTTTGGCCAACATCAGTTCGTCGTATTTCCCAATATTATAGTTGGCGTCATACCGGATTGGATATTGCTGGCCCCAAGGGGACTCCACTTTATGCGTCAGAGTCTGGTAAGGTGACTTATTCTGGTTGGTCTAATGGTTATGGATATAATGTCATGATTGATCATGGAAATGGTACTAAAACTCGTTATGCTCATGCTAGTAAATTATATGTTAGCAAGGGAGATTCCGTAGTAAAGGGACAAACCATAGCAGCGATGGGATCTACTGGTTGGTCTACCGGTTCGCATATCCATTTTGAAGTAATTGTTAGTGGTGGGAAAAAGAACCCGTTGTCGTATGTTAAGTAG
- a CDS encoding YifB family Mg chelatase-like AAA ATPase, giving the protein MFTKVNSCANTGLNCELIEIETDQIRTDQTKFVIVGLPDTAIQEARERVRLAIKNSGFKTPRYKTIVNLAPADLRKEGPAYDLGIALSVLIATNQIVCQIESSIFVGELALNGNVRQTNGILPITIFAKEKGIKNLFIPKDNADEASLISGLNIYAVESLSDVVLHLQGTKPLTTVKPRLNINLEIEAPSEIDMSFVHGQEQAKRALEIAASGAHNVLMSGPPGSGKTLLARSLASILPAMSEEEIIEVTKIYSVAGLLPKDKAIIRRRPFRSPHHTSSGVALVGGGRIPSPGEISLAHRGILFLDEFPEFTRQVLENLRQPLEDGTVSISRAHGTLSFPANFTLIASQNPCPCGYASDPEKNCTCTTNQILNYQKKISGPILDRIDLHIEVPRINFEKMQSTAQNESSATIRQRIEKALEIQAQRFMQTDLKYNNEMRAQDVKKYCPLDQPSIDLLRSAMNQLHLSARAYHRILKVSRTIADLEQAEKISSKHIAEALQYRSLS; this is encoded by the coding sequence ATGTTTACTAAAGTAAACTCCTGCGCCAATACTGGCCTCAACTGCGAATTAATTGAAATTGAAACTGATCAAATAAGAACTGATCAGACTAAGTTTGTAATTGTTGGATTACCTGACACAGCTATTCAAGAAGCAAGGGAGAGGGTCCGCTTAGCTATAAAAAATAGTGGGTTCAAAACTCCACGCTACAAAACAATTGTCAATTTAGCACCAGCAGATCTACGCAAAGAAGGACCAGCTTACGATTTAGGCATTGCTCTGTCAGTTCTAATAGCCACTAATCAAATTGTTTGCCAAATCGAAAGTAGTATTTTTGTGGGGGAGCTGGCCTTGAACGGAAATGTACGTCAGACAAATGGAATTTTGCCAATTACTATTTTTGCCAAGGAAAAAGGTATAAAAAATTTATTCATTCCCAAAGATAATGCAGATGAAGCCAGCTTAATTTCCGGCTTAAATATTTATGCTGTAGAATCATTGTCCGACGTTGTGTTACATTTACAAGGAACTAAACCATTGACCACTGTAAAACCAAGGTTAAACATAAATCTAGAAATAGAAGCTCCTTCAGAAATAGACATGTCTTTTGTCCATGGCCAAGAGCAAGCTAAAAGGGCTCTGGAAATTGCCGCCTCCGGAGCACATAATGTTTTGATGAGTGGACCTCCAGGTTCAGGCAAAACCCTGCTTGCCAGATCTCTGGCCTCAATTTTACCAGCGATGAGCGAAGAAGAAATTATAGAAGTTACCAAGATATATTCAGTGGCGGGATTATTGCCAAAAGACAAAGCAATCATTCGCCGCCGACCGTTCAGATCTCCACATCACACAAGTTCAGGGGTTGCCCTGGTCGGCGGCGGCAGAATCCCAAGTCCTGGTGAAATCAGCCTGGCCCATCGTGGTATTCTATTTTTAGATGAATTTCCTGAATTTACTCGGCAAGTATTAGAAAATTTACGACAACCACTTGAGGACGGAACTGTTTCTATTTCCCGAGCTCATGGAACCTTAAGTTTCCCAGCGAACTTCACGTTAATTGCCAGTCAAAACCCTTGCCCCTGTGGCTATGCTTCAGACCCAGAAAAAAATTGTACCTGTACAACAAATCAAATTCTAAATTATCAAAAAAAGATCTCCGGTCCAATTTTAGATCGCATTGATCTACACATAGAAGTCCCTAGAATCAATTTTGAAAAAATGCAAAGCACTGCACAAAATGAATCGTCCGCCACAATTCGCCAACGGATAGAAAAAGCCTTGGAAATACAGGCTCAAAGATTTATGCAAACAGATTTAAAATATAACAATGAAATGCGTGCACAAGATGTAAAAAAATATTGCCCCCTTGACCAACCCTCCATTGATTTGCTAAGGTCAGCTATGAACCAACTACATTTATCGGCAAGAGCTTATCATCGCATCCTAAAAGTCAGTCGCACTATTGCTGACCTTGAACAAGCTGAAAAAATAAGCTCCAAACATATTGCTGAAGCTTTACAATATCGTTCTTTAAGTTAA
- a CDS encoding SpoIID/LytB domain-containing protein: MHCHTKYLSYSWNAQAKAKIKNNKLYKKAQDEKSWLNVFSYVFISFILVVTTASGLRLIEKNLFTPTTNPNNPLALKIVMAAELSNQANLFYQSLDTVNIKPNQAFTFNLSYKNEGTSTWTKESVYLKSMSTALKFRHNFWPDAFHPAQLQEEEVNPGETGTFKFALQAPKNINEYVGKFVLVRDNIMISGGTVEISMNVVNNPEDYSTAKNTTQEEVAQTEPETVETKLKAVCTLKLNIASVDAGLDNVTCAEQFDIEEKGPNIEVGILNTDNFIRIKNSKAWQVYDENDILLASVPADTILQFNYINAKGEYVFDFINKTVRTKTNLYLRNSNHGIFTITSLDDIPTWNKTLNYNQFTGDLHLNYYEPKDRTWLIEILPLESYLKGIKETSNSDPIEYQKAMIIAARTYALYHLNKFEVEDSFFDVYPDERDQVYKGYVIESIMPNQMKAVKETEGVVLTHNSEVIIAYYSAQSGGQTTNINNLPYLNTVKTPYSAKYGKWGHGYGIDQVDAKARAKQLNWTYDEILNYYYKNIDIEKIY, translated from the coding sequence ATGCACTGCCATACTAAGTACTTGTCTTATTCCTGGAACGCCCAGGCTAAGGCAAAAATAAAAAACAACAAGCTATACAAAAAAGCTCAAGATGAAAAATCCTGGCTTAATGTTTTTAGTTATGTTTTTATATCATTTATTCTTGTAGTTACGACGGCCTCTGGTCTACGTTTAATAGAAAAAAATTTATTTACACCAACTACTAATCCCAATAACCCGCTTGCTTTGAAAATTGTTATGGCAGCAGAGTTATCGAATCAAGCAAACCTTTTTTATCAATCACTTGACACGGTAAATATTAAACCCAATCAAGCTTTTACTTTTAATTTAAGTTACAAAAACGAGGGCACATCTACCTGGACAAAAGAATCTGTTTACTTAAAATCAATGTCCACTGCCCTAAAATTTCGGCATAACTTTTGGCCAGACGCCTTTCACCCCGCGCAACTTCAAGAAGAAGAAGTTAACCCAGGTGAAACTGGAACATTTAAATTTGCGCTACAAGCTCCAAAAAATATAAATGAATATGTGGGTAAGTTTGTTTTAGTTAGAGATAATATAATGATCAGTGGCGGTACTGTAGAAATCTCTATGAACGTTGTTAACAATCCGGAAGACTATTCAACCGCCAAAAATACTACCCAAGAAGAAGTAGCACAGACTGAACCAGAAACAGTAGAAACTAAACTAAAAGCTGTTTGTACACTCAAGCTAAATATTGCTAGTGTAGACGCTGGTTTGGATAATGTTACCTGCGCAGAACAATTTGATATTGAAGAAAAAGGGCCAAACATTGAAGTTGGTATTTTAAATACAGATAATTTCATTAGAATAAAAAACAGTAAAGCCTGGCAAGTCTATGATGAAAATGATATTTTATTAGCCTCTGTGCCAGCTGATACTATTTTACAATTCAATTATATAAATGCGAAAGGTGAGTATGTTTTTGATTTTATTAATAAAACTGTAAGAACAAAAACTAATTTATACTTAAGAAATTCTAATCATGGAATATTTACGATTACCAGCCTTGATGATATTCCGACTTGGAACAAAACACTCAACTATAATCAATTCACAGGTGATTTACATTTAAATTATTATGAACCAAAGGACAGAACTTGGTTAATTGAAATTTTACCTCTGGAAAGTTACTTAAAAGGTATTAAGGAAACTTCTAACTCTGATCCTATCGAATATCAAAAAGCAATGATAATTGCTGCTCGAACTTATGCGCTTTATCATTTAAATAAATTTGAAGTAGAAGACAGTTTTTTTGATGTATACCCAGATGAAAGAGATCAAGTTTACAAAGGTTATGTTATTGAATCCATAATGCCCAATCAAATGAAAGCAGTAAAAGAAACTGAGGGGGTGGTATTAACTCATAATAGTGAAGTCATAATTGCTTATTACTCTGCGCAGAGCGGAGGGCAGACAACTAACATAAACAACCTTCCATATCTAAACACAGTAAAAACGCCGTACAGCGCAAAATATGGCAAATGGGGGCATGGCTACGGCATTGATCAGGTCGACGCAAAAGCAAGAGCAAAACAATTAAACTGGACCTATGATGAAATTCTAAATTATTATTACAAAAATATTGATATTGAAAAAATATATTAA
- a CDS encoding TraR/DksA family transcriptional regulator, translating to MKKKELEQIKQNLLEQKANLESELSKFAKQNPNNPEDYETQFEDIGDDETDNTSEVAKFGLNLTLEKTLEKSLRDVNKSLARVNGGDYGTCKYCQNEINFKRLMARPTSGACISCKTKLKSL from the coding sequence ATGAAGAAAAAAGAACTAGAACAAATCAAACAAAACCTGCTTGAACAGAAAGCTAATCTCGAATCGGAATTATCTAAATTTGCTAAACAAAACCCCAATAATCCAGAAGATTACGAAACTCAATTTGAAGATATTGGCGATGATGAGACTGATAACACTTCAGAAGTAGCGAAGTTTGGACTTAATTTAACATTGGAAAAAACTCTGGAAAAATCACTGCGTGATGTAAATAAATCATTGGCCAGAGTTAATGGTGGTGATTATGGAACTTGCAAATATTGTCAAAACGAAATCAACTTTAAACGACTTATGGCGAGACCAACTTCCGGAGCTTGTATTTCTTGCAAAACAAAATTAAAATCTCTATAA
- the nusB gene encoding transcription antitermination factor NusB, translating into MSNRHLARTIALQTLFEWDFKGQEKKLLDEIIQYNYKAFAPEFNDHSFTDKIIKGVTGNQKSIDGYIAKYAPEWPLDQITNVDRNILRIGIYELVMDPDIPAKVAINEAIETAKAFGGESSGKFVNGVLGSIYNDLGPMDKTEDKEILPDEKEAPKKIKKSDPEK; encoded by the coding sequence ATGTCTAATAGACACCTAGCGCGCACAATCGCGCTTCAAACTTTATTTGAATGGGACTTTAAGGGCCAGGAAAAAAAACTATTGGATGAAATTATCCAATACAATTATAAAGCCTTTGCCCCAGAATTTAACGACCATTCATTTACTGACAAAATTATTAAAGGCGTAACTGGAAATCAAAAAAGCATTGATGGGTATATTGCCAAATACGCCCCCGAGTGGCCACTGGACCAAATCACTAATGTTGATCGTAACATTTTACGTATTGGTATTTATGAATTAGTAATGGATCCAGACATCCCTGCCAAAGTAGCTATTAATGAAGCAATTGAAACTGCAAAAGCTTTTGGCGGTGAATCATCAGGAAAATTTGTTAATGGAGTCTTGGGTTCAATTTATAATGACCTCGGACCAATGGATAAAACAGAAGACAAAGAAATATTACCAGACGAAAAAGAAGCCCCAAAGAAAATAAAAAAATCTGATCCTGAAAAATAA
- a CDS encoding glutaredoxin: MQNKIVFSLLLFFFIVFLPLSTTIAADTEKTIDVYTFTQKSCPYCAKILSLLETLKQEYPEIKVHEFDLKSNPEYFSKFQEFASVYEVGISTVPTTFIGERAILGYRENDVRNNIDFCSLPVNDCVNPEQFVKKELETRDYYNNKNNPPVTSTGKSLLGWVVAIILVVFFGFILVIKIL, from the coding sequence ATGCAAAATAAAATAGTGTTTTCTTTATTGCTTTTTTTCTTTATTGTTTTTTTGCCCTTATCCACAACCATCGCCGCTGATACTGAAAAAACAATAGATGTTTATACTTTCACACAGAAAAGTTGTCCATACTGTGCTAAAATTCTTTCACTATTGGAAACCCTGAAACAAGAGTATCCAGAAATAAAAGTTCACGAGTTTGATCTAAAATCAAATCCTGAATATTTTTCAAAATTTCAGGAATTTGCATCTGTTTACGAAGTAGGCATTTCCACAGTTCCTACAACTTTTATTGGAGAGCGGGCAATTTTAGGTTATCGAGAAAATGATGTTCGCAATAATATTGACTTTTGTTCCTTGCCAGTAAATGATTGTGTTAACCCAGAACAGTTTGTAAAAAAAGAACTAGAAACTAGAGATTACTACAACAACAAGAACAACCCACCAGTCACTTCTACTGGCAAATCGCTTCTTGGCTGGGTCGTGGCCATTATACTCGTTGTCTTCTTTGGATTTATACTTGTTATTAAAATACTATAA
- a CDS encoding VWA domain-containing protein yields the protein MSENTQQQEEAMGKPIPALPLKEMEIRGVVNGTESEMEVCQTYGNELDKPVEAIYVFPLVDEASVLGVTMQIGDKRIESELRTKQEARDEYEEARDDGHHAALLEQERPNIFTMSVAGIEPGETISVTARYFAPVSWQDDGGRFSAPLVVAPRFIPGVPKDGEPQGDGWAPDTNLVPDASKITPQVVEEVSYKASLEIFLTPGFPATIESPSHQELIEATQLEGNGTHLIKAENLRMDRDIVITYKTTAKQPNLKVDNTIVTVGEGETEEFTLLQLTAGLDQTATSPIEVMLCLDRSGSMSGPKIEGLKVITRKLLEKFRASTRPTKVGIMIFDYEDQFELLVRLSEVTEEHFSCLKNFNSRGSTYLGQALTQCMKQFDIPARGDNIERCVIAVSDGQTHDDSYVKKAGVRVHTIGIDSAVNNDTLKSFAKESDGQNECVLPGEDYTAVANQMANLASGPVIQNISILELPDDAEMIGSTSLFSNRPATIAIRSKKFEPRRLIVQGQGVDGQTHEWPLAVPEESTSDMGSWMWAKMKMRELTDDKAKTELSLRYGIIGPTTSFVAVSYKDIPGEKPEKVDIPVLLPHTWDYDATFGSRSMAGAAMIGMLSSRRSTVDNMKFFSGGVNLQRQGLTPSGGEMHSLDSIDDASESFCDDIRYLSGELRLPDEYEDPLQLPSPPQQLTDKPTLLQQAEDLKAKLEKHTDRSVTDKLWIVLQMGLTTEKFTDWPEIQLSSLYNLLVELRAYGYTTTIPSELIQQPTEEMALALWTLAEQGLGKATAIST from the coding sequence ATGAGTGAAAACACTCAACAGCAAGAAGAAGCAATGGGAAAACCCATTCCCGCTCTACCATTGAAGGAAATGGAAATTCGTGGTGTGGTCAATGGCACAGAATCTGAAATGGAAGTGTGCCAAACGTACGGCAATGAATTAGACAAACCAGTAGAAGCAATCTATGTATTTCCATTGGTAGACGAAGCCAGCGTACTTGGCGTCACCATGCAAATCGGTGACAAGCGTATTGAGTCTGAACTTCGAACCAAACAAGAAGCACGCGATGAATACGAAGAAGCGCGCGACGATGGACATCATGCTGCTCTATTAGAGCAGGAAAGACCGAACATTTTTACCATGTCTGTGGCAGGAATTGAACCAGGTGAAACTATCAGTGTGACTGCGCGCTATTTTGCGCCGGTTTCCTGGCAGGATGATGGCGGTCGATTCAGTGCTCCTCTGGTTGTGGCGCCACGTTTTATTCCCGGAGTTCCTAAAGATGGCGAACCTCAAGGCGACGGCTGGGCTCCGGATACTAATTTAGTTCCTGATGCCAGTAAAATCACCCCGCAGGTTGTTGAAGAAGTCAGCTACAAAGCTTCGCTTGAAATCTTTCTCACTCCCGGCTTTCCGGCAACCATTGAATCTCCTTCCCATCAAGAACTGATTGAAGCCACTCAACTTGAAGGCAATGGCACACATCTGATCAAGGCAGAAAATCTGCGCATGGATCGGGATATTGTTATTACTTACAAGACCACGGCCAAGCAGCCCAATCTGAAAGTTGATAACACGATCGTTACTGTTGGAGAAGGGGAAACAGAAGAGTTTACCCTGCTGCAGTTAACTGCAGGACTGGATCAAACTGCTACTTCACCAATCGAAGTTATGCTTTGCCTGGATCGCTCCGGTAGTATGAGCGGACCTAAAATAGAAGGTCTCAAAGTCATTACCAGAAAACTGCTAGAAAAATTCAGAGCTTCCACTCGGCCAACCAAAGTTGGTATTATGATCTTTGATTATGAAGATCAATTTGAGCTACTTGTTCGTTTAAGTGAAGTCACTGAAGAACATTTTTCTTGTTTAAAAAATTTCAATAGCCGTGGAAGTACTTACCTTGGCCAAGCTCTAACCCAATGCATGAAACAGTTTGATATTCCAGCTAGAGGCGATAATATCGAACGCTGTGTCATTGCTGTTTCAGATGGTCAAACTCATGATGATTCCTACGTCAAAAAGGCTGGAGTGCGCGTTCACACTATTGGCATTGACAGCGCCGTCAATAATGATACCTTAAAAAGCTTTGCCAAAGAATCTGACGGTCAAAATGAATGTGTTCTGCCCGGTGAAGACTACACAGCCGTGGCTAACCAAATGGCTAACCTGGCCTCAGGTCCGGTGATCCAGAACATCAGCATTCTTGAACTACCTGATGACGCAGAAATGATTGGGTCTACCAGCTTATTCAGCAACCGACCGGCCACAATTGCTATTCGCAGCAAAAAATTCGAACCTCGCCGGTTGATTGTTCAAGGTCAAGGAGTTGATGGACAAACCCACGAATGGCCGCTAGCTGTGCCGGAAGAATCAACTTCTGATATGGGCTCCTGGATGTGGGCCAAAATGAAAATGCGCGAACTTACGGATGACAAAGCAAAAACTGAACTGTCATTGCGTTACGGCATTATTGGTCCGACAACCTCATTTGTGGCAGTGTCCTACAAAGACATTCCCGGTGAAAAACCGGAAAAGGTTGATATTCCCGTACTACTGCCCCATACTTGGGATTACGATGCTACTTTTGGTAGCCGCAGTATGGCTGGTGCCGCTATGATCGGCATGTTAAGTAGCCGACGCTCCACAGTTGATAACATGAAATTCTTTTCTGGTGGAGTCAATCTTCAGAGACAAGGTCTTACGCCCAGTGGCGGTGAGATGCACTCCCTTGATTCCATTGATGATGCATCTGAAAGCTTTTGCGATGACATCCGATATTTAAGTGGTGAGCTGAGATTACCGGATGAGTACGAAGATCCCCTTCAATTGCCCTCCCCACCTCAGCAACTAACCGACAAGCCCACTCTTTTGCAACAAGCTGAAGACCTGAAGGCCAAACTGGAAAAACACACAGACAGATCTGTTACTGACAAACTATGGATAGTCTTACAGATGGGATTAACAACAGAAAAATTCACAGATTGGCCAGAAATACAACTTTCCAGTTTGTACAACCTACTGGTTGAACTGCGAGCTTATGGTTACACTACGACTATTCCAAGTGAGCTCATTCAACAACCAACTGAAGAAATGGCTTTAGCTCTATGGACACTAGCGGAGCAAGGCTTGGGTAAGGCTACAGCAATATCTACATAA
- the lspA gene encoding signal peptidase II has protein sequence MRAIKVCSLIIGIAIISFDQIIKFLVSTKVPDSGIFVLGSTIKIENVLNQNIAFGFALPTILVFVLILVALVLISCLLMQARKQKQYFDSILLSIMFYAAVSNLIDRIFLGGVVDYLSITIYNFTWPTFNLADCLIVVACIIFILNQFKSKNYAK, from the coding sequence ATGCGCGCTATAAAAGTTTGTAGCTTAATAATCGGAATAGCCATTATTAGCTTTGACCAGATAATTAAATTTCTAGTGTCAACTAAAGTCCCTGATTCAGGGATTTTTGTATTAGGATCAACGATTAAAATAGAAAATGTGCTCAATCAAAATATTGCCTTTGGCTTTGCACTACCTACAATTTTAGTTTTTGTTTTAATATTAGTTGCCTTGGTTTTAATTAGTTGTTTATTAATGCAAGCAAGAAAACAAAAACAATATTTTGACTCAATTCTTTTATCAATAATGTTTTACGCAGCAGTTTCAAATTTAATTGACCGAATATTTTTAGGGGGAGTGGTTGATTATTTATCCATTACCATTTATAATTTTACTTGGCCGACCTTCAATCTCGCAGACTGCTTAATTGTTGTGGCCTGTATAATATTTATCTTAAATCAATTTAAATCTAAAAATTATGCAAAATAA